A genomic region of Leptolyngbya sp. NIES-2104 contains the following coding sequences:
- a CDS encoding type II secretion system F family protein, with translation MPTYVARVRDAKGNAKKEKVIADSLSEARSALREQGLFVQELKENESFDINASFANFQTSMVSVTVKDRAVFSRQFAALVNAGVALVRGLGVLADQCPNPKLKKALMEISSDVQQGVNLSDAMRKHPQCFDGLYVSMVQAGETGGVLDEVLNRLAKLLEDVARLQNQIKSAMSYPVVVGFLATAIFLGMTIFLIPIFAGIFKQLGGDLPAFTQLMLDISAFLTSPAAFSLLIIIPSLIFAYKQYYKTRVGRETMDRFFLKMPLFGDLIQKTATARFCRTFGALTRSGVPILTCLEIVRDTSGNQIVANAIDEARKEIQTGGMISIALQKEQVFPAMAIQMISIGEETGEIDKMLMKVADFYEDEVEQAVKALTSIMEPIMILFLGGMVGSILVAMYLPMFAIFDKLG, from the coding sequence ATGCCAACTTACGTTGCCCGCGTCCGAGACGCAAAAGGAAATGCCAAAAAAGAAAAAGTCATCGCCGATTCTCTGAGTGAAGCGCGATCGGCATTACGCGAACAAGGCTTGTTTGTCCAAGAACTCAAAGAAAATGAGAGTTTTGACATTAATGCGAGCTTTGCAAACTTCCAAACCTCAATGGTATCTGTCACTGTCAAAGATCGTGCCGTTTTTTCCCGTCAATTTGCTGCTCTTGTGAATGCGGGTGTTGCACTGGTGCGAGGTCTTGGTGTGTTGGCAGACCAATGTCCTAATCCAAAGCTGAAAAAAGCACTGATGGAAATTAGTTCGGATGTGCAGCAAGGGGTGAACCTGTCTGATGCAATGCGGAAACATCCTCAATGCTTTGATGGTTTGTACGTCAGTATGGTGCAGGCAGGAGAAACAGGTGGGGTACTGGATGAAGTGCTAAACCGCCTTGCTAAGCTGCTTGAGGATGTCGCTCGATTGCAGAACCAGATTAAATCGGCAATGAGCTATCCGGTGGTCGTTGGATTTCTCGCGACAGCAATTTTCTTAGGGATGACGATTTTCCTCATTCCGATTTTTGCTGGCATCTTTAAACAACTTGGAGGTGATCTACCTGCCTTCACTCAATTGATGTTAGACATTAGTGCGTTTCTTACAAGCCCAGCCGCGTTCAGCTTGTTGATCATTATTCCGTCGCTAATTTTTGCTTACAAGCAGTACTACAAAACTCGTGTTGGACGGGAAACGATGGATCGGTTTTTCCTGAAAATGCCGCTGTTCGGTGATTTGATTCAAAAAACTGCAACTGCAAGATTTTGTCGGACTTTTGGGGCGTTGACTCGTTCAGGGGTTCCGATTTTGACTTGTCTGGAGATTGTGCGAGACACCTCTGGTAATCAGATTGTGGCGAACGCGATCGATGAAGCCCGTAAAGAAATTCAAACAGGCGGCATGATCAGCATTGCGCTGCAAAAAGAACAAGTCTTTCCAGCGATGGCGATTCAGATGATCAGTATCGGTGAAGAAACCGGAGAGATCGATAAGATGCTGATGAAGGTTGCTGACTTCTATGAAGATGAAGTGGAACAAGCTGTGAAAGCTTTGACTAGCATCATGGAACCGATCATGATTCTATTTCTGGGCGGCATGGTGGGAAGTATTCTTGTTGCGATGTACTTACCAATGTTCGCGATTTTCGACAAGCTCGGTTAA